From Ignavibacteria bacterium, one genomic window encodes:
- a CDS encoding phosphoglucosamine mutase: MSFIRSISGLRATLGDDLTPSLVADYALGFAAILPPGPIVLGRDGRPSGLWIEHVVVGALRAAGRTVRVLGMATTPTVQLMTEHSDAVGGIAITASHNPAPWNGLKFLDEGGVFLDATANSKLWSAVDQRSFPLSADQQSGNLELVDDAAELHIDRVLDLDAVRSAPKANGERVVVDAVNCSGSFIVPALLEALGYTVIRLFADGSGVFPHVPEPISENLTQLGDAVREHAAAFGVAVDPDADRLVLFDETGTPIGEERTITLATEAVMALGTRGDVVVNYSTTRAVDDIAVEHGYVTHRAAVGEINVVRMMQRVNAVIGGEGSGGVIYPACHAGRDSIVGLGLISALLRHRNTTLGQACAKLPQYEMVKTKIDLPQGFDLESLRLSVVTSFSDATLSTDDGVHAAWPDRWVHVRASNTEPIMRIIAEAPSRDEANELVSRVRSLING, from the coding sequence ATGTCCTTCATCCGCTCGATCTCCGGTCTGCGTGCAACTCTTGGTGATGATCTTACCCCATCTCTTGTGGCCGACTATGCCCTTGGTTTTGCTGCCATCCTGCCACCTGGACCAATCGTACTTGGCAGGGATGGACGTCCAAGCGGCCTGTGGATAGAGCACGTGGTTGTTGGTGCCCTACGTGCCGCTGGACGCACAGTGCGTGTGCTGGGTATGGCCACCACACCGACAGTTCAGCTGATGACCGAACATTCCGATGCTGTTGGTGGCATTGCGATAACGGCTTCGCACAATCCTGCTCCGTGGAATGGATTGAAGTTCCTCGATGAAGGGGGCGTCTTCCTTGATGCTACTGCTAACTCAAAACTTTGGTCGGCCGTCGATCAACGATCCTTCCCTCTCTCCGCCGATCAACAATCGGGCAACCTCGAACTTGTTGATGATGCAGCAGAGTTGCACATCGACCGAGTTCTCGATCTTGATGCTGTTCGTTCTGCGCCAAAGGCCAACGGAGAACGTGTTGTTGTTGACGCCGTGAATTGCTCAGGCTCATTCATCGTGCCGGCTCTCTTGGAAGCTCTCGGATACACTGTTATCAGGTTGTTCGCCGATGGCTCGGGAGTATTCCCACACGTACCGGAGCCGATCTCGGAGAATCTCACGCAACTCGGTGATGCCGTTCGGGAACACGCGGCTGCATTCGGAGTGGCTGTTGATCCCGATGCCGATCGATTGGTTCTGTTCGATGAAACAGGCACGCCAATTGGAGAAGAACGCACCATCACCCTTGCAACGGAGGCTGTGATGGCCCTTGGAACACGAGGCGACGTGGTGGTGAATTATTCCACGACGCGAGCTGTGGATGACATTGCCGTCGAACATGGATACGTTACCCATCGCGCGGCTGTTGGCGAGATCAATGTTGTACGTATGATGCAACGCGTGAATGCCGTGATCGGCGGTGAAGGTTCCGGCGGTGTGATCTATCCGGCGTGCCATGCCGGACGTGACAGCATTGTTGGTCTCGGTCTTATCTCGGCCCTGCTGCGTCACCGCAACACCACGCTTGGTCAGGCATGTGCCAAACTTCCGCAGTATGAAATGGTCAAGACCAAGATCGACCTCCCTCAGGGCTTCGATCTAGAGTCACTCCGTCTTTCCGTTGTTACGTCATTCTCTGATGCTACACTCTCCACGGATGACGGAGTACATGCTGCCTGGCCCGACCGTTGGGTCCATGTGCGTGCGTCCAACACCGAACCCATTATGCGCATCATTGCAGAAGCCCCTTCTCGAGATGAAGCCAATGAACTTGTTTCCCGCGTTCGCTCCCTGATCAATGGATAA
- a CDS encoding aminopeptidase P N-terminal domain-containing protein translates to MRSILLLLSMMFVMSAVDAQTFRYEVYDTDLIPPHVYKERRERVLTSMSAQNIAIVFSADVRNRQNDVDYEYRQGSDMLYLTGVTVPGATLLLVPRGVQIGQRTFREVLFIKERNPSREVWQGVTMGPAEVMEHLRLDTALPVSAMSAMLDSLLGGTDTVHVATLPTKALNIPLVGRNVYTDVDIKKWMKERNSSIVLKTPMSVLARMREVKDTAELRLMQRAIDISIEGHYSLMRGARPGMKEYELEALMEYAFKRQGAEDVGYPSIVGSSYNACILHYTTNRRTTQSNDLVLADCGAEYHGYTADITRTIPLNGTFSREQRLIYNMVLEAQDSGIAASRMGEAFRAPHAAAKAVIARRMMELGIIDSLEQVGRYFNHGTSHYLGLDVHDPGTSGPLKENSVITVEPGVYIPEGSPCDRKWWNIGVRIEDDILITKNGPVNMSEKLVRTADEIEAVVGKAP, encoded by the coding sequence ATGAGATCGATCCTTCTTCTGTTGTCGATGATGTTCGTGATGAGCGCCGTGGATGCGCAAACGTTTCGGTACGAGGTCTACGACACGGACCTTATTCCTCCGCACGTCTACAAGGAACGCAGAGAACGCGTGCTAACATCGATGTCGGCGCAGAACATCGCCATCGTTTTCTCTGCAGATGTGCGTAACCGACAGAACGATGTTGATTACGAATACCGACAGGGTTCCGACATGCTCTACCTCACCGGAGTCACGGTACCGGGTGCAACGTTATTGCTCGTTCCACGAGGTGTTCAGATCGGACAACGCACATTCCGCGAAGTGCTCTTCATCAAGGAGCGCAATCCGTCGAGAGAAGTGTGGCAAGGCGTAACGATGGGACCGGCAGAGGTCATGGAACATCTCCGTCTCGATACGGCACTGCCGGTGTCTGCCATGTCAGCCATGTTGGATTCCCTTCTTGGTGGAACAGACACCGTCCACGTTGCAACACTTCCTACAAAGGCACTGAACATTCCTCTCGTTGGTCGAAACGTCTACACCGATGTTGACATCAAGAAGTGGATGAAGGAGCGCAACAGCTCCATCGTTCTCAAGACCCCGATGTCCGTTCTCGCACGTATGCGTGAGGTGAAAGACACAGCGGAACTCCGCCTGATGCAGCGCGCCATCGACATCTCGATTGAAGGTCACTACTCTCTGATGCGTGGCGCACGTCCGGGCATGAAGGAGTATGAACTCGAAGCCCTCATGGAGTATGCATTCAAGCGACAAGGGGCTGAGGATGTTGGCTATCCGTCGATCGTTGGTTCAAGCTACAACGCCTGCATTCTGCACTACACCACCAACCGCAGAACAACACAGAGCAATGATCTTGTCCTTGCAGATTGTGGTGCGGAGTATCATGGCTACACAGCCGATATCACGCGAACCATCCCACTCAATGGCACGTTCTCTCGTGAGCAACGTCTGATCTACAATATGGTTCTCGAAGCGCAAGACTCCGGAATCGCTGCATCTCGTATGGGTGAAGCGTTCCGTGCACCACATGCCGCTGCGAAGGCTGTGATCGCACGGAGAATGATGGAACTAGGGATCATCGACAGTCTTGAACAGGTTGGTCGATATTTCAACCATGGCACATCCCACTACCTCGGACTTGACGTACATGATCCGGGAACAAGCGGTCCGCTCAAGGAGAACTCTGTTATCACCGTTGAACCCGGCGTCTACATTCCGGAAGGTTCACCGTGCGACCGAAAGTGGTGGAACATTGGCGTGAGGATCGAAGACGACATTCTCATTACAAAGAACGGTCCGGTGAACATGTCGGAGAAACTCGTCCGCACTGCTGACGAGATCGAAGCGGTGGTTGGGAAAGCCCCTTAA
- a CDS encoding ComF family protein has protein sequence MRALGTVVRGAHDILSALGHVWFPPHCLLSGRYLGTEPQLIRGIADSELLHHPPAPSSTELAVLLLRHFAPDDLALSAVHALWAVGTGTTIDNAIYAVKYKGRTRLARDLGAWLARHPELENLPPDAHILGVPIHAGRRRERGYNQAELIAQGWSVASSRPLLPPDAVIRQRYTPTQTSQNEHQRLRNMEGAFVVPKPELVRGRHIVLVDDVLTTGATLNTCAMALLEAGAVRVEAATLCAAV, from the coding sequence ATGCGCGCTCTCGGCACGGTTGTCCGAGGCGCACATGACATTCTCAGCGCACTCGGTCACGTCTGGTTTCCGCCCCACTGCCTGTTGAGCGGACGGTATCTCGGTACAGAGCCGCAACTCATACGCGGCATCGCAGACTCAGAACTCCTGCATCACCCTCCTGCCCCGTCGAGCACGGAGTTGGCGGTATTGCTGCTTCGACATTTCGCCCCGGATGACCTGGCACTCTCGGCCGTTCACGCACTCTGGGCAGTGGGTACCGGCACAACGATCGACAATGCCATCTATGCCGTAAAGTATAAGGGGCGAACCAGACTCGCCCGCGATCTTGGTGCTTGGCTGGCACGTCACCCGGAACTGGAGAATCTCCCGCCGGATGCACACATCCTCGGCGTGCCCATTCACGCCGGACGCCGACGAGAGCGCGGGTACAATCAGGCGGAGCTCATTGCTCAGGGATGGTCGGTTGCATCATCTCGCCCCCTACTCCCTCCCGATGCCGTTATCAGACAACGATACACGCCAACACAGACGTCCCAAAACGAGCACCAACGACTTCGGAACATGGAAGGGGCTTTTGTGGTCCCCAAGCCCGAATTGGTTCGCGGACGCCACATCGTATTGGTGGATGACGTGCTCACCACGGGGGCTACGCTTAACACCTGCGCCATGGCCCTCCTGGAGGCAGGAGCCGTCCGGGTGGAGGCCGCAACGCTCTGTGCAGCCGTGTGA
- a CDS encoding tryptophan 2,3-dioxygenase — protein sequence MAYYSEYLALDTLLDSQHPESDKHGHPAHDEMLFIITHQTFELWFKQVLVEVGSVISLLDREYVPESDVALCLARVQRVNRIMEHLVNQFTLIETMSPGDFMDFRAYLNPASGFQSMQWRVLERTLGVPEQKRVLKHYTEALSEAHRQQLDAATKGTTLFGAIERWLEQIPFMESGKYAFWDAYKTAVLSMLENDRSEVRSLSATEGTDPTDALAQIDANERGFLALFESDSYAELVANGTRRMSQRATLATLFISSYRDKPLLHTPYRFLDAIIELDKLVSLWRFRHTLMVSRMIGMRVGTGGSSGHDYLMQTAIRQRVFDDLTSLSSFLVPSDVTPELPAEIATRLQFVNEARG from the coding sequence ATGGCCTACTATTCCGAATATCTGGCGCTTGATACGTTGCTGGATTCACAGCATCCTGAAAGCGATAAACACGGACATCCCGCCCACGACGAGATGTTGTTTATCATCACCCATCAAACCTTTGAGCTGTGGTTCAAACAGGTCTTGGTGGAGGTTGGATCGGTGATCTCGCTGCTTGATCGTGAATATGTTCCGGAATCCGATGTTGCCCTGTGTCTTGCTCGCGTTCAGCGTGTGAACCGCATCATGGAACACCTCGTCAATCAGTTCACGTTGATCGAGACGATGTCTCCGGGCGACTTCATGGACTTCCGCGCCTACCTCAATCCGGCAAGTGGCTTCCAATCAATGCAATGGCGCGTGCTTGAACGCACACTCGGTGTACCAGAGCAAAAGCGCGTGTTGAAGCACTACACCGAGGCCCTCTCAGAAGCACACCGTCAACAACTCGATGCAGCCACCAAGGGCACAACCTTGTTTGGAGCCATCGAACGTTGGCTGGAACAGATCCCCTTCATGGAGAGTGGCAAATACGCTTTCTGGGATGCTTACAAGACCGCCGTACTGTCGATGTTGGAGAACGATCGCTCAGAGGTTCGATCACTCAGCGCTACAGAAGGCACCGATCCTACAGATGCTCTTGCACAGATCGATGCCAATGAACGGGGCTTCTTGGCCCTGTTCGAGTCGGACAGTTATGCCGAACTCGTTGCCAACGGAACACGCAGAATGTCACAAAGAGCCACGCTGGCGACACTCTTCATATCATCGTACCGTGATAAGCCCCTTCTTCACACTCCGTATCGATTCCTCGACGCCATCATCGAGTTGGACAAGCTGGTCTCACTCTGGCGGTTCCGCCACACCTTGATGGTAAGCAGAATGATCGGGATGCGTGTTGGTACAGGGGGCTCCAGCGGTCACGACTACCTAATGCAGACGGCTATCCGCCAACGTGTGTTCGATGACCTCACATCTCTTTCGTCCTTCCTCGTCCCGAGTGATGTAACGCCGGAGTTGCCTGCAGAGATCGCCACTCGACTGCAATTCGTTAACGAAGCTCGAGGATGA
- a CDS encoding RDD family protein: MQQPDYSSNPFGAPSTPPIEYIRIGFGKRLVAFLIDGLISLTVMLGIGLLLMAMEVQVGGPIQEQINEVLSIYDMIGIDSSIQDLVQSMMGGLILASLVVSVCYPLIEGITGASPGKRILRIVVAHQDGRAGNIALFLKRYGIKNLSALLQVVALLPALGFFEGIGSFASVVIFFGCFAALSTARLALHDLIAQTAVFDTQDVH, translated from the coding sequence GTGCAACAACCTGACTATTCGTCCAATCCTTTCGGCGCTCCATCTACACCTCCCATCGAATACATCCGTATCGGTTTTGGGAAACGACTCGTAGCATTCCTGATCGACGGCTTGATCAGTCTAACCGTGATGCTTGGTATTGGGCTGCTGCTCATGGCCATGGAGGTACAAGTTGGCGGTCCGATCCAAGAGCAGATCAACGAGGTCCTGTCGATCTACGACATGATCGGCATCGACTCCAGCATTCAAGATCTCGTTCAATCGATGATGGGCGGATTGATCCTGGCAAGTCTTGTCGTAAGCGTATGCTACCCACTCATCGAAGGCATCACCGGCGCCTCTCCCGGCAAGCGCATTCTTCGGATCGTGGTTGCTCACCAAGATGGCCGAGCAGGCAACATTGCTCTCTTCCTCAAGCGGTATGGCATCAAGAATCTCAGCGCCCTGCTTCAAGTGGTCGCTCTACTGCCGGCCCTCGGTTTCTTTGAAGGCATCGGTTCCTTTGCAAGCGTTGTGATCTTCTTCGGATGTTTCGCTGCGCTCTCTACGGCCCGACTCGCACTTCATGACCTCATCGCACAAACAGCTGTTTTTGACACTCAGGATGTGCACTGA
- a CDS encoding bifunctional homocysteine S-methyltransferase/methylenetetrahydrofolate reductase, with product MSLTLADRLGLGPIVTDGSMAIELARRGFTERPCDRYNLTSPVVIERIYHDFLDVGSTLLQSNTQNANRYALESSMLSARVHEINRKGVWLARAAAGSRAVVAGVVGPSGRFLRPLGPLEPDDLRACFTEQISALLAATADLIMLKSFIDLDELEIAIDAVRALSKSIPLIALKSFPEDGSVLSGSYPSDVAHRLTRHGVQAIGSNGTVGPQRMLGIVQSLRVSEVPLVAMPDVGIPTIVDGIPLYNAEPSYVAAASRRLVEAGAAIIGADGGADVEHIRAIAEAVSGAVVGNTPVVVKKVKHDDTANHLPPVKTSFHEAFGKRLVTTVELDVPRGLDMSSVIEGARYLKQHGLDAVNISDGARARLRMSPIAISKLVHDATGMECISHLACRDRNMVALQSELLGAHELGVRNILAVTGDPTHIGDFPSATSVYDVDSIGLVRALGRMNTGRDLMGNPLGTPTGFCISCAVNPAAEDMEREIDRLAMKAEQGAHVAFSQPVFDEELLDRFLDRIKGIDINFMLGVIPLRTIRHAEFLHYEVPGMTIPQWVRNRMAEAGDNTDIATGIGIEIAVNFLSRVVDVIDGIYLMPPFKKYDIAVRILSDVQSSQVNRATT from the coding sequence ATGAGTCTAACGCTTGCTGACCGACTAGGGCTTGGACCGATCGTTACCGACGGATCAATGGCCATCGAACTTGCCCGACGCGGGTTCACGGAACGCCCGTGCGACAGGTATAATCTGACGTCTCCGGTTGTGATCGAACGGATCTACCACGACTTCCTTGATGTTGGGTCCACCCTGCTTCAGAGCAACACGCAGAACGCAAACCGCTACGCACTCGAATCATCGATGTTATCAGCGCGCGTCCACGAGATCAACCGCAAGGGCGTTTGGCTTGCACGGGCCGCCGCCGGGTCACGCGCCGTGGTTGCCGGAGTGGTAGGTCCGAGCGGACGATTCCTTCGTCCACTTGGTCCGCTCGAGCCCGACGATCTCCGCGCCTGCTTCACGGAACAGATCTCGGCCCTTCTGGCCGCCACGGCTGATCTCATCATGCTCAAGTCGTTCATCGACCTTGACGAACTCGAGATCGCCATCGATGCCGTGAGAGCGCTAAGTAAATCCATCCCGCTCATTGCACTCAAATCATTTCCGGAAGATGGGTCGGTCCTCAGCGGATCTTATCCATCCGACGTAGCGCATCGCCTCACCCGTCACGGCGTGCAGGCTATCGGTTCCAACGGAACCGTTGGACCGCAACGCATGCTTGGCATCGTTCAGTCGCTCCGCGTGAGCGAGGTTCCGCTCGTGGCCATGCCCGACGTGGGCATTCCCACCATTGTTGACGGCATACCGCTCTACAACGCCGAGCCATCCTACGTTGCTGCAGCATCGCGCAGGCTTGTCGAAGCAGGCGCAGCGATCATCGGAGCAGATGGCGGTGCTGATGTAGAACACATTCGTGCGATCGCCGAAGCCGTCTCCGGTGCAGTGGTAGGCAACACACCTGTTGTTGTGAAGAAGGTGAAACACGACGATACGGCAAACCACCTGCCCCCTGTCAAGACATCATTCCACGAGGCATTCGGCAAACGTCTGGTGACCACCGTGGAATTGGACGTTCCGCGCGGCCTGGATATGTCCAGTGTGATCGAGGGAGCGCGCTATCTCAAGCAACATGGTCTCGACGCGGTGAACATCAGCGATGGTGCACGCGCTCGACTGCGCATGAGTCCGATCGCCATCTCAAAGCTCGTACACGATGCAACAGGGATGGAGTGCATCTCGCATCTGGCGTGCCGGGACCGCAACATGGTGGCGCTTCAGAGTGAGCTTCTCGGAGCTCATGAACTTGGCGTGCGGAACATCCTAGCCGTTACCGGAGACCCAACACACATCGGTGATTTTCCGTCGGCTACCAGTGTCTATGACGTAGACTCCATCGGACTTGTCCGCGCCTTGGGCAGGATGAATACCGGTCGGGATCTCATGGGCAATCCTCTTGGCACACCTACCGGGTTCTGCATCTCGTGCGCCGTGAACCCTGCCGCCGAAGACATGGAACGCGAGATAGACCGTTTAGCGATGAAGGCCGAGCAAGGGGCTCATGTGGCATTCTCACAGCCCGTGTTCGATGAAGAGTTGCTTGATCGGTTCCTTGATCGCATTAAGGGGATCGACATCAACTTCATGCTCGGTGTTATTCCGCTACGCACGATCCGTCACGCAGAATTCCTGCACTATGAAGTGCCGGGTATGACCATTCCGCAATGGGTGCGCAACAGAATGGCTGAGGCCGGTGATAACACCGATATCGCAACGGGCATCGGTATTGAGATAGCCGTGAACTTCCTCTCGCGAGTGGTTGACGTGATCGATGGCATCTACCTTATGCCCCCTTTCAAGAAATATGACATTGCAGTTCGCATTCTCTCCGACGTACAATCATCACAGGTGAACCGTGCAACAACCTGA
- a CDS encoding DoxX family membrane protein has product MLMDAIRPWIGLALRVFIGGYFVYAAVPKIMEPLAFATSIGHYGLMPNWLVNAYALVIPWLELLAGGALVAGYRVRTSAALSGIMLVMFTVAVAWAVSWGLKIDCGCFGAEGGEEVSWLKVLKNTAMIGMCAYLVWRPVTAVSLENGLLGTKQ; this is encoded by the coding sequence ATGCTTATGGATGCAATTCGACCCTGGATCGGTTTGGCTCTGCGCGTCTTCATCGGCGGCTACTTCGTGTATGCTGCCGTCCCGAAGATCATGGAGCCCCTTGCCTTTGCTACTTCGATAGGTCACTATGGCCTTATGCCGAACTGGCTTGTGAACGCCTATGCCCTTGTGATCCCCTGGCTGGAGCTTCTGGCAGGGGGCGCCTTGGTTGCCGGTTATCGGGTGCGGACCAGCGCCGCGCTCTCCGGGATCATGCTCGTGATGTTCACCGTGGCCGTAGCCTGGGCTGTTTCATGGGGATTGAAGATCGACTGTGGGTGTTTCGGTGCTGAAGGGGGCGAAGAAGTGAGCTGGCTGAAGGTGCTCAAGAACACGGCCATGATCGGCATGTGCGCCTACCTCGTATGGCGTCCGGTAACAGCTGTGTCGCTCGAGAACGGACTCTTGGGTACAAAGCAATGA